One Vespa crabro chromosome 9, iyVesCrab1.2, whole genome shotgun sequence genomic region harbors:
- the LOC124427069 gene encoding ubiquinone biosynthesis protein COQ4 homolog, mitochondrial-like: MLVNQQNAMFVRIGSALFYGLSSFMITVVNKMVLTTFGFPSFQVLGIGQMLATIFVLFLAKKLRYVDFPNLEGATFVKIWPLPMIYIGNMIFGLAIRRFSTYKAFEEDYAKHHIFLSSFQRAALSVGSAIISLADPSRADLIASLAETTSGNALVYCLNEMQKSPEGQRILKEKPRINTSTINLSLLKDLPEGTLGKTYSNFLEVNNVTPDSRAPTRFIDDVEQAYVMQRYREIHDISHAVLLMPTTMLGEVTVKWVEALQTQFPMCIGGAIFGAARLRARQRKLYLDYYLRWAVNTGNNAKFLLGVYFEERWEQPLRDFHKEMNIVPLIPMS, translated from the exons atgctAGTAAATCAACAAAATGCGATGTTTGTACGCATCGGTTCAGCTCTGTTTTATGGACTATCGTCGTTTATGATAACGGTGGTGAACAAAATGGTCCTTACTACTTTCGGCTTTCCATCTTTTCAAGTTTTGGGAATAGGACAAATGTTAGCCactattttcgttcttttcctgGCGAAGAAGTTACGCTATGTCGACTTCCCTAACCTCGAAGGCGCGACATTCGTTAAGATCTGGCCGTTGCCAATGATTTATATTGGTAATATGATCTTCGGATTGG CAATACGAAGATTTTCTACGTACAAAGCCTTTGAAGAAGATTATGCTAAacatcatatatttttatcttcctttcaaCGAGCGGCCCTCTCCGTAGGATCAGCGATTATATCATTAGCCGACCCGTCCCGTGCCGATCTGATAGCATCTCTTGCAGAAACTACATCAGGAAATGCTCTTGTGTACTGTCTAAATGAAATGCAGAAATCACCTGAAGGTCAGcggattttaaaagaaaaaccacGTATAAATACTTCGAccataaatttatcattattgaaaGATTTACCGGAAGGCACACTTGGAAAAACGTATAGCAACTTTTTGGAAGTGAAC AATGTAACACCAGATTCTAGGGCACCGACGAGATTTATTGATGATGTCGAACAAGCATACGTTATGCAACGATATCGCGAGATACACGATATCTCTCATGCAGTTTTGTTGATGCCTACAACGATGCTTGGAGAAGTTACAGTGAAATGGGTAGAAGCACTTCAAACACAATTTCCAATGTGTATCGGAGGAGCAATATTTGGAGCGGCCCGTTTACGAGCGAG acaaagaaaattatatttggatTATTATCTTCGGTGGGCAGTAAATACTGGAAATAATGCTAAATTTTTATTAGGTGTTTACTTTGAAGAACGATGGGAACAACCTCTCCGAGATTTTCATAAGGAGATGAACATCGTTCCTCTTATCCCAATGTCATAA